A single genomic interval of Oryza sativa Japonica Group chromosome 7, ASM3414082v1 harbors:
- the LOC4343580 gene encoding transcription factor MYB102 translates to MGRAPCCEKSGLKKGPWTPEEDEKLIAYIKEHGQGNWRTLPKNAGLSRCGKSCRLRWTNYLRPDIKRGRFSFEEEEAIIQLHSILGNKWSAIAARLPGRTDNEIKNYWNTHIRKRLLRMGIDPVTHAPRLDLLDLTSLLKPAAAAAYYPTQADLDTLRALEPLAGYPDLLRLASAILPAATTTGAAAAAAAEQAQLLLPWLLQAQMAQQQQQVTPPPPPPPQAAATEQFLQATSTACHQMPGLVHASPTQQLAQQPQDHMAAATCHRRGAVQHPSYDNQLDYVPALMQMASDASNLQQWSSTVSSSNNHNVNSGVSTPSSSPAAAGQINSSSTTTTTTYGLNASGDVDDAGLLINMHLSELLDVSDYM, encoded by the exons ATGGGGCGGGCGCCGTGCTGCGAGAAGAGCGGGCTGAAGAAGGGGCCGTGGACGCCCGAGGAGGACGAGAAGCTCATCGCCTACATCAAGGAGCACGGCCAGGGCAACTGGCGCACGCTCCCCAAGAATGCCG GGCTCTCGAGGTGCGGGAAGAGCTGCCGGCTGCGGTGGACGAACTACCTTAGGCCGGACATCAAGCGTGGTCGCTTCTccttcgaggaggaggaggccatcaTCCAGCTCCACAGCATCCTCGGCAACAA gTGGTCAGCGATCGCGGCGCGGCTGCCGGGCCGGACGGACAACGAGATCAAGAACTACTGGAACACGCACATCCGCAAGCGCCTCCTCCGCATGGGCATAGACCCCGTGACCCACGCGCCGCGTCTCGACCTCCTCGATCTCACCTCCCTCCtcaagcccgccgccgccgccgcgtactACCCCACGCAGGCCGACCTCGACACGCTCCGCGCGCTCGAGCCGCTCGCCGGCTACCCGGACCTGctccgcctcgcctccgccatcctccccgccgccacgacgaccggcgcagccgccgccgccgccgccgagcaggcGCAGCTTCTCCTGCCGTGGCTGCTTCAGGCGCAGATggcgcagcagcaacagcaggtgacgccgccgccgccgccgccgccgcaggccgcgGCGACCGAACAGTTCTTGCAGGCCACCAGCACCGCCTGCCACCAAATGCCAGGCCTGGTTCACGCCAGCCCGACGCAGCAGCTGGCGCAGCAACCGCAGGAtcacatggcggcggcgacctgccaccgccgcggcgccgtgCAGCACCCGAGCTACGACAACCAGCTCGACTACGTGCCGGCGCTGATGCAGATGGCGTCCGACGCGTCCAACCTGCAGCAGTGGAGCAGCACGGTCTCGAGTAGCAACAACCACAACGTCAACTCCGGCGTGtccacgccgtcgtcgagccCAGCAGCCGCCGGACAGATCAACTCATcctctacgacgacgacgacgacgtatGGCTTGAACGCGAGCGGTGACGTCGACGACGCTGGGCTGCTCATCAACATGCACCTATCCGAGCTCCTCGACGTGAGCGACTACATGTAA
- the LOC4343579 gene encoding uncharacterized protein, translating into MLRLVGIGERLLAVGTNRRAAYFSQPSHRSGYYTAARDNGLSAKRKIPTVFSRMFSHYKVIVRKNKAGDHKCRNRISRGFRTFSGTVANSSATQHAQLAWKRLSHTYMYSGPRFPLISRAACALSFSFTRFHVVPGVMALAFGKFALSRPVLADSPHLPTMEGIVTNARDTRQFLSSIVWSIWEGVTLLIRAVHLAILFFPATALSPFADTFSVGFRRRWLRLVRRTLEIAGPAFIKWGQWAATRPDLFPSDLCVELAKLHSAAPAHGFAYSKATIEKAFGRKLSEIFETFEEEPVASGSIAQVHRATLRDQHTEKHVAVKVRHPGVGESIKKDFLLINLLAKASNVVPGLSWLRLDESVRQFAVFMMSQVDLSREAAHLSRFIYNFRRWRHVSFPKPLYPLVHPSVLVETFENGESVSRFMDEIEGNARMKRDLAHIGTYAFLKMLLEDNFIHADMHPGNILVRLNERKPKRKLFFRPKPHIVFLDVGMTAELTRDDRDNLQQFFKAVATRDGRTAANCTLQLSKQQSCPNPVAFIEELDKTFSFWGTPEGDIFHPVECMHQLLDTVRRHKVNIDGNICTVMVTILVLEGWQRKLDPGFDIMHTLKTLLLDKDIKQPVDFFS; encoded by the exons ATGCTACGGCTGGTGGGGATCGGCGAGAG GCTGTTGGCAGTCGGAACAAATAGACGGGCAGCCTATTTTTCCCAGCCGAGCCACAGGAGTGGCTACTACACAGCAGCGAGGGACAATGGATTGTCGGCAAAGCGAAAGATTCCAACTGTCTTCTCTAGAATGTTCTCACATTACAAGGTAATTGTCAGGAAGAACAAAGCTGGGGATCACAAGTGCAGAAATAGGATTTCAAGGGGATTCCGTACCTTCTCTGGGACAGTCGCGAATTCATCGGCAACACAGCACGCCCAATTGGCATGGAAGCGGCTCAGTCATACATACATGTACAGCGGACCCCGGTTTCCATTGATCAGCCGAGCAGCCTGTGCTCTAAGCTTTTCCTTCACGAGGTTCCATGTTGTCCCTGGGGTCATGGCTCTAGCATTTGGCAAGTTTGCATTGTCACGGCCTGTCCTGGCAGATTCACCACACCTGCCCACAATGGAAGGTATTGTCACAAATGCGCGGGATACTCGCCAGTTTCTGTCATCCATAGTTTGGTCAATCTGGGAGGGTGTCACTTTGCTTATTAGAGCTGTGCATTTGGCAATCTTGTTCTTCCCTGCAACTGCATTGTCTCCATTTGCTGATACTTTCAGTGTTGGATTTAGAAGGAGATGGCTTCGTCTTGTGCGCCGTACCCTTGAAATAGCTGGGCCAGCATTTATCAAGTGGGGTCAGTGGGCTGCAACACGACCTGATCTTTTTCCAAGTGATCTCTGTGTTGAGCTTGCCAAGCTTCATAGTGCAGCTCCAGCACATGGATTTGCTTACAGCAAAGCTACCATTGAGAAGGCGTTTGGTCGTAAACTTTCTGAAATATTTGAGACTTTTGAGGAGGAACCTGTAGCTTCTGGAAGTATTGCACAAGTACATCGAGCTACATTAAGAGATCAACATACTGAAAAGCATGTTGCTGTTAAGGTGAGGCATCCTGGTGTGGGTGAATCAATCAAGAAAGACTTTTTACTCATCAATCTTCTGGCGAAAGCTTCGAATGTTGTCCCTGGGTTGAGCTGGCTGAGGCTGGATGAGAGTGTCCGTCAATTTGCTGTTTTCATGATGTCTCAAGTTGACCTTTCAAGGGAAGCTGCTCATTTGAGTCGTTTTATCTACAATTTCCGCAGATGGAGACATGTGTCTTTCCCAAAGCCATTATATCCACTAGTTCATCCATCTGTCCTTGTTGAGACGTTTGAGAATGGAGAAAGTGTTTCTCGTTTTATGGATGAGATTGAAGGAAATGCTCGGATGAAGAGAGATCTTGCCCACATTGGCACATATGCATTCTTGAAGATGCTTCTG GAGGACAATTTTATTCATGCGGATATGCATCCTGGGAACATTCTTGTCCGTCTAAATGAGAGAAAACCTAAGAGGAAACTGTTTTTCAGACCTAAGCCCCATATTGTGTTTCTTGATGTGGGCATGACTGCTGAACTCACCCGAGATGACCGTGATAACTTACAACAGTTCTTCAAGGCAGTGGCCACCAGGGATGGTCGTACTGCTGCTAACTGTACTCTGCAATTATCAAAACAGCAAAGCTGTCCAAACCCAGTTGCCTTTATTGAG GAATTGGATAAGACATTTTCGTTCTGGGGAACGCCTGAAGGGGACATTTTCCATCCTGTTGAATGCATGCATCAACTGCTTGACACAGTTCGGCGCCACAAAGTCAACATTGATGGGAATATCTGTACTGTAATGGTCACGATTCTGGTTCTTGAG GGGTGGCAACGCAAGCTAGACCCAGGCTTTGATATCATGCACACGTTGAAGACTCTACTACTAGACAAGGATATAAAGCAACCAGTTGATTTTTTCTCATAA
- the LOC4343578 gene encoding uncharacterized GPI-anchored protein At4g28100, translating to MSAHVAAALLLALLLAPSAATDVPSYPLSQAQSPANTSSGGSTSPPCHLDLSAELFGGVAAACGAGGGPGSLDRGRCCPVLAAWLFAAHARTALSVPAPAPALAGEGLDGGEDEPMVPYDNQRCVDALGSALERRGVALPRPNATCDTVLCFCGIRLHQIGSLRCPAAFAVGGGGAAAAKNATPTAAVKELEKSCRNASYAGCSRCVQSLQKLKGNVSREVAGGDRARRMLGRDCQLMGLTWLLAKNKTVYIPTVSAVLRAMLYSARPTESAAAGGAPPRCSPDQENMPLAVDSLQFERASATSSSAAATVLRGGGAGVVVSLLLGCLVVFDVFL from the exons atgtcggcgcacgtcgccgccgcgctcctgcTCGCGCTGCTGCTCGCGCCCTCGGCCGCCACCGACGTGCCGTCGTACCCGCTCTCGCAGGCGCAGTCCCCGGCCAACACCTCCTCGGGCGGCTCCACGTCCCCGCCCTGCCACCTCGACCTCTCCGCGGAGCTGTTCGGCGGCGTGGccgcggcgtgcggcgcgggGGGCGGGCCCGGCTCGCTCGACCGCGGGAGGTgctgccccgtcctcgccgCCTGGCTGttcgcggcgcacgcgcgcaccGCGCTGTCCGTGCCGGCCCCGGCCCCGGCGCTCGCCGGGGAGGGCCTCGACGGCGGGGAGGACGAGCCCATGGTGCCCTACGACAACCAGCGGTGCGTGGACGCGCTGGGGTCCGCGCTCGAGCGGCGCGGGGTGGCGCTGCCCCGCCCGAACGCTACGTGCGACACCGTGCTCTGCTTCTGCGGCATCCGGCTCCACCAGATCGGCTCGCTCCGCTGCCCCGCCGcgttcgccgtcggcggcggcggcgccgcggcggccaagAACGCCACGCCGACCGCCGCGGTGAAGGAGCTGGAGAAGAGCTGCCGCAACGCCTCCTACGCCGGCTGCTCCCGCTGCGTCCAGTCCCTGCAAAAG CTGAAGGGGAACGTGAGccgggaggtcgccggcggcgaccgggcgcgGCGGATGCTGGGGCGCGACTGCCAGCTGATGGGGCTGACGTGGCTGCTGGCCAAGAACAAGACGGTGTACATCCCCACCGTGTCCGCCGTGCTGCGCGCCATGCTCTACAGCGCGCGCCCCAccgagtcggcggcggccggcggcgcgccgccgcggtgcaGCCCGGACCAGGAGAACATGCCGCTCGCCGTCGACTCGCTGCAGTTCGAGCGCGCCAGCGCCACcagctcgtccgccgccgccaccgtcctccgcggcggcggcgccggtgtcgTCGTCAGCCTGCTGCTCGGCTGCCTCGTAGTCTTCGATGTGTTCTTGTAA